The genomic window CCTACATGCATGGTTCAAAAACCACTTATAGGCACTTGTCTTTCGATCCCAAAGGGGATCAGGTAGGTCATTTGGTTGAATTAGTTTACAACCAGGGGTTTGAATTGGATTTTTGAGATCGATAAACTCTTCTTGAACTTGCTTATCAAGTGTGGGAAGATACATCATGAAGGAAAATATATAAGCCGCCGGACGGAAGTAAATGTATTTTGGGATACCGACTTTATTGGCGATATCAAAACCATCTGTAGAGAAAAAATCAGTAATGAGGATACTTACAGGACTAACAGCAGTATCCTTACTATCGTGGCTGTTAACAATGAAAGATTCAATCTCTGGAACAGATTCACGAATTATGGTAGAAAGACGAATTTCAAGGCCGGCGAGATTTGCTACAGATGGAGCAATGTTTTTGGGTGGAAGGTGATAAATTTGAAGAGATTCAGGTATGGAATTATGATGGTttatcaaatagtgattgtaatagtagtggtaaaaaggggtcttttcagacttgtgaagaaaacaattttttttagatttaaattaaacacacaaataaataaaatagttcaaacctttagagaaaaacaccaagacttggattccaccattgacccattatttgataaattctaataattaatattcatgcaatttttcttttagagtgattctaatattatgccttttgtagatttttgaagtaataaatgtaaacaccaagcatgaaacatcaagagtcttaaactaagcatgctccatcaaaatgaatcacaattattcaataaaaatcaatttttcaattaaaatttcatgcaaataatcatgtaataatattgcaaataaataataaagttagaattataccataaataaggaccaatggcttcctccgtcgccttggctaatgggtttagctcctcatcccaaaaacacactcacagataaattcatggctaaaataggtgttcttattgatgaatataagatgaaaaaggaatttgcaacgctgtagtggtgttacagcgccactgttacaaaagagtatggtaatttaagactgctgtaaacgataactatctactgctgtgaaacaacgacagtggtatgaaaataagtctgctgaagaacgactgactctgcgagtctgttcttcgtgttcttcagaagctttaatggcagcagcagcagcagcgttgtctcctctataattgcttctcctaggctctcatcgactctaaactctctcctaaaggtttctaaaattttctatgacttgaaccaactcttatatagtcttttaatccccaaaaatctctactgaatccgactttttcttttctttttcttctcggcgctgttgagagaataatcacctcttcagtgtttgtacgcgtctgttagctataaaataggtaccaaactcttcttaagacgtgaacaagactaaatacattaatttccagcgtcaaactctcccaaatatctctcacaaatctttgaaacttgaacagaaagtacgtgtcctgtttgaactttgattacttctcccggccattccagcccaattggttgggtccaattgattgtatcaggcctgattagtcatgcagagtccatacgtaccaaatacagcaattgaatctcctaaaatcacgtccaaaattcgatcttcaaatctgccagacgctgcatgcattttcccgccatttttttaattcaaaacgtgaagaaggtgggtgcccttatcctgtgctgttctccctttagcagctgcctggaaataggtcaccccttagtaattaggttaccccttatccaaaatcaagggtccgtatagcaagtgtcctctgaggcattttccgcacttttttcggggttcctccggggtatttctgggatacttccggtacacttctgaggcgcttccggtacgttatcaacggaggtccagataccacatttttagccaaattcgccgcaagagattattttccaaaatacaaatacataaaataaccaaataagtacaatatcgagtactaacaatatatacaaatgagctatattagacacataaatgcgtctatcaaattaGAGAGAAGATATTGAGATTGAGCAGCGGAGGCTTTGGTTGAGTATACGAAGAGTGTCGCTTGGAGTCCATGAAAGTTGCATAAACGTTTAGCTAACTCAAGATGAGGAACAAGGTGAACCATACCAAGACATGGAAGCATAGCTACATGAGGAATATGATGATGATCTTGTGTGGTACCCATACTAAATGATGGATCAATTTCTTTGTGTATTTGATTTAGGTTCAGGTTTTGGTTTACAATGTAATGTATTATATATGTATGGTTATTTAATAATGAAGGATAAACATGCATTCTGTAAATAGGAATAGACATGCATTTCCTTCAATTCACATAGTGTTTTTTCATGATAGAATATGGAGTTACGAAATTACCTATTTTGTGACAACATGATTTGTAGGTTCCAAATGCAAAGGAATATCAAATCAAGTTGTGCCCATTTGCGGACTTAATGACAAATTTTCATTTGGAACAATGTATCAAGTGGCTAAGGATTGCTTCATTATACTACTAGTACAGCCGTTGCCACAGTTGGTGGGCCGACCGAAGAACATGACGAAATGACACCACTACATGATTGTACCGAATTTGCTTTTGTAAAAGAGATGTTCAAACAAATTATATTATACTTCTAATTTGTAAAACAAAATTGTATTAAGTTGATAatgtaaaaaaaattctaccatACAAATCCGGCCCCCAACTCTTGCATCCAACCCGCACCCCTTTTGGGATTCAATCAAATATTATGAATCACACTTCAAGTTCTGAAATCTGGCATCCCTGGCTGGTACCACCACATCTTGCCGTGGTTACGCATTTTCTGCACTGTTTTATGTAGTCTCCGGAATTCTTGCAGAAACTGCACCCGGAATGCGACTCACATCTCCACTGTCTTGCGGTCAACTTTCAAAACCAACCAACACAATCTTTACGATTCATTGAATGACGGCCATCCATGTTTTAATCTCCACCAGTCGCAGCTCAGAATCCTATGCAACTGCTTCCTATTTTCTCAATGTTTCGCACATTTTTCTTGCCTCATCTCTTCTGGGCATTTCAGCTGCTGAGgcaacatttttttattttttttgcgagTTGCTCAAATCATAGCAAAAAAACATTATTATGCAGCATACTACTACCATTATGAAGAATAACACAAAACTCCAGTCGTCTAATACAGCAGAAGAAAAGCAAAAATGACACCCGCTTTCAGTAAACAGTGCACTAAATTCCACTCGAAATCTCCACCCGAGAGAAGCCAACACATCCTCTATGACCTATAAGCAGCTGCAGAATCCACAGATCTTTGAACTCTTGACACAACGAGAAGATCTATAAACTTCAGTAATCTATAACGGTGACTTCATCTTCTGGGGCATCCAGATCCCGATAACTACGAACGCGTCGGGGATCCGGCTGAAAGGCTGGAGATACAGCAATTATTGGAGTGGGTCCAACCCGCCCATTCCTAGCAACAGTTCCTTCAAAAGGACCACCACCCTGCTCCCTCAGCATTCGCATTGCAACTTCGGGTGGAGCAGGGACAAAAGGTCCTAGTGGCCCAGCACCAGGAACATGCATCAATACTGGGGGAGGTGGAGCTAGATCAGATGGGAATTGAGCACCATGCAAGCCAGATCCTCCAGCTCCACCGTAAGTATCATAGATTGGTTCGTCAGGATCTCCACCACCACCTGTTGTGTTCGACTGGACATCTCGAGATGGCGAATTCTCAGTCTTGTCAAACctttcatcatcaccaccaccaccaccatttctATCAATCCTCTCCTGATCTCTGCGATGATGGTTCCCACGATCATCTCTTAGCCGTTGGTTTGGTTATCCATCCTACCCCGTTGTGGCATATCTCTCGGAAGTGGTTGCTGCATGACAGGCTGACCACCGGGAGCATCTGTATCATTCATGTAATTGTAAAAATATAACTCTTCACGCACTTTAGAAGTCAAATCCATCACGAGGTCCAGGTGTTTCAATCTCACATGCTTGTGGACAAAATCAGCAGCATGAAAGAGCTTTGTGTATCCAACCATATTCCCACCCGTACTATTATCAACATGCAATAGATGAATCAACGGAATCACTAAAGTTGAAGCATGTATTATATGATACTTCTGAATTCCAATAGCAAGATGTCGTAAAGGCTAAAATTAACAAAAAGTTCAGAGATATTTCTCGTACCAACAAGCTTAAGGAATTTATACCAAAACTCGACCCACTTCCACCTGCAAAAAAAGACATCATGTTATAGCAAGTTGCTGAGGAAGTGGTAATTTGTAATTGTATTTATACTAAAATATAAGAAAACAAGAATCATAGCTCACTTCTTTAAGATGCATGCAGTCAGTAAGGTCAAAACTTCCAGTTGATGTCCACTAGTGCCAGAGCCAAGGTTCCTATgaaatgaattaaaaaaaaaaaactaattagacAATATTGAAAAGGAAATTTCCGAGGAAGTGATTGGTATACATGCGCAATGTAAGCGTAAGAAATCTTAACGGTGTGGAACTATAGAAAGCTTAAAAAGGTTCCATGAATAAGATGCGAAAAGGTATCTCAAAAAGTAAGTAGGAATTATTCAAAAATGCAAGGAAATCCAAATAAAAAAGCGAAGTACCTGTTTCAAGAGATTCAAAGAATAGGCTCTCTAAGTTAGGAAAATTTGTTCTCACTGAGTCCGATGTTTCTTAAGTTCTATAACATTTTTCACAAAAAAGAATAAGTTAAGGGATTGGACCTTTATGTCACATACTCATTACAAGAACACATGAGCACATCAATACTCTTCCATCACCGCAAAACAAATGTTAAAAATAGATTTCTTTCCTCTGAAAGCAAGAGATCCTCGTTAAATTCATGTATTCATCCATACCCGAAAGCCCTACCATCGAAGCTTTAAACATATGAAACAAATAAACAAATGTAAGCAAATTCAGTACCTACAGCTTCGAGATGCCCATATAGAATCTTGGCAAACTCGATGACTCCTTATTGGCTGGAAGTTCGGGTTTCTCCTCCTCGACAAGCCTTGCTTTATGCTTCCCTCCATCCTAACGAAAAGTACATAAAACCTGCTAGTGCAATAACGCTGAAAGAAGGTCATTCTCTCTCGCAGGTTCTCTGCCGTGTCTTCTTCTTTTGCTGCCAATTTCTGCTTCATCCTCAGAGTTGGGATCACTTCCGTTTCCTGATTTTCTTCCTAATCTAGTACTTACACCTGGGCCAATGTCCAGTGTTCCACTCTGCAAATCCAATATAAAGTCTTTCGCAACTTTGCAGGAAGCTGCGAGGCAACAGATTCAACATCACCTTCTCATTCTTCATCTCAACTTCAACAACGAAGACTTCAAAACTGCAACCCGAGACACTGCACCTGCACTGTTCAGACTTGTCCTGCACCATCTCTTTCACAACTTCAGCTGCAACCATTCAAACATCTCAGAGCTAACTTCAAAACAGTAAGCAGCTCCTTGCTCAAGCCATTGTCATTCTGCCTGCAGTCACATTCATTTTGCACATTCCCTGACTGCAACCCAGCGTAACTCCTCTATCTTCAACTGCAACCCTGTAGCTTCATAGCTGAAAACAACAGTATCCAAACTAGTAACTGCATCTCAACTGCCTGTACAGCTCAACTCAAAACACCTGCAACACCAATCAATCACTCCCTGTAGCTCCGGCTGCAACTATTCTCACCAAAACCTCAATTGACAATTTCAAATCACCATTACTGAATTTAACACAAGCTTAGAACAATAGGCACTGCACCATCTCGGCTCAACCTGCAATACCCATTTCTCACTCTGACTTCCAACCCATTACTACTTCAGATTTCAACCCAACATCCCTACAACTTTTGTTCGATTCTCATCTTCTAATCTCTGACCAAACCCTTTACTTCTAATTCCTGTTGCATCTCCAATCTGTACCAATCCCTTGAATTCAATCACAAACTTAATTACAACTCCATTAACAATTCACGTAAACTCAGAACTGAATATATATAACTTTACTCAGTTAACCAAGAAAAACCATTACCTCAAATGAGTTCCACTCAAGCAACTGATATCAATTGCTCCTTCACTTTGATTCGATTCAGCTACCCATCTCAAGACCATCAACAATTTCCCATTTCAATTCAACCAACACCTAATAaattcttcatcaccatcattgattctcagaaaccttaaaataCAACCTTAAATCCTCTTTTTAATTAATTTCTCGATTGGTTCTCAATCCATGGTAACAGTAACACCAATTTCTTCTTAGATTCTCAACCCATCTCCTCCAGATTTAACCATATTAGTTCAACTCCtacgaaccctaattcttcagaagcaaaaccctaactcttcacTTCAAACAGCAGCGAGCATTTCCATTCTTCCTGTTGTTAATcgatggcagcattcacatcttCTACTTCGAATCCTTCTCaatttctatcttcaatcatcttccattaatcTTCTCTGTCTCGATCTCCTCTCTCGGTTTCATGGCTGAAGAAGAACGAAGAACGAAGAAGGGGGAAAAGAAAAAGgcaaaaaaagaaagaggaggTGGTCGGGATTTAATCCTGCAACCTTTAAGTCACTATACCTATGAATTTACTAAACTGCCCCTCAACAATTAAAACATTTCCAACCTCCGCGGCCCTTTTCTGCCCACTAAATTTATGCGATTACCCttcattttgttttgtatttacACTAATTTTAGTGAGTAATGGAAACATGGAGGGGCCTTCGTAGTTTTTCATCATGgaccattttcaatttttttgtgcAAATTGATCACTTACACTTgacaaaaaagtggccatataAGGTCCTTCCTCtcttcgctcggtcggcccaaatattaaaaaaaatatgtttTGGTAGGAGACCCCCTAAATTACTAAGTAACCCTCAATTAAGTCACCCGAATTTGATAAATTATGTAAATCTTTTAAAAAAAGGATATAATAGTAAACTGAGCTATCAATGTAATGTTTTCTATCATTTCTTCGTCCAGAATCTCCAGcaacctcttctcttccctctACCTCAACTTCCACCATTTTCCGACAAATAACGCCGCAGAATCATCTCTAATTATCAACACCATACTTCAGTTGACTCCGGTCACAAAATAATCTCATTTCTGCTtcgattttcctttcaaaaaactTACTTCACTTGATTGGGGTAGATTTAGATGATTTGGATTCATAATTTTGGAGGTTTTAAATATCAAGCTTTCTGTCGGAACTCAGATTAGGTAAGCTGAATCATAAATTTGTAACAGGTTCAACCTGAATttgagatttttcttttcttcttttgaataATTTTTTCGACATTCGAATTTGGGAAACCTAAAATCTATAATTTTGTTTTTAGTATGTTATCGACCTAAATTATATAAAACGTATCATGCCAATTGTTTCTTTTTAGATTCATTTACTAATTTCGCATGTGAACTTTAGCTCAAACCGAAAATTTGGTAGTGCTTCACCTCTTAGAAGCTGGCACAAAGTTTGAGTGTTTATGAAACCTACGTCATTATGTAAGGTTGGTGAGAAATATAAGGTTGAAGTAGAATACCATGACATGGAAACATCGGCAAGTAGTAACTAGGTTACATTTTAAAGCTTAAGTTCCGAATTTTTTGTGGTTGGTAATTTTAGTTCAGCTTTGGGTTTCAGTTGAAGCAAGAGATGGTCCTGCGAGTCTTGTGGTTGCGGTATTATTTCCGAAATTGGAATCCATTTGTCTTCCCATATTTTAACAGAGTTTCCATTTTTAACTTGCCAGACGAAGTTTCCTTTAACTAAATCTAGACCTTTTCAGATGCTTGTCCAAATCCACGATAATTTAGAAGCTTCCAGAGGATGAAAACTAGACAGTTATTTTAGCCCGGAGGTTAGAAATAAAATTCAAGCCTTAACcccgagaaaagaagaagaagacaaaatcCAATGGTTACACCATCATTCAGGACTCTTCTCGGCAAAAAACATTTATAATTTCTTGGAAAACCAAGCTGAACAAGATTATAATTCGTTAATAGATTTCCCATGGAAAAGTATATGGAAAATTCAAGTAATTCCAAGAATTAAACTTTTTGTATGGAAGCTAGCTGGAAAAGTTTTTCCTACATCTTCGTGACTAGGGGCACATAACCCGGAAATTGACCCAAACTGCCAACTTTGCAATTCTCAAGTTCAGGAGACCGAGAATCACCTATTCGGATCTTGCCCTTTCGCCAGAGCTATTTGGTTCAGATTTTCGCTAGGAAATTTAACTTCTTCAGCTAATACGGATCCGATTACTTTATGGGTTAAAGGGTGGCTTTCAAACCCAGATTTGGATAATTTGGTAGGAAAAATCTCGACCATATtatggttcatatggaaatacAGATGCTCGGTGGTTTTTGAAAAGATAATCCCAAACCCAATGCAACTAATTGATCAGATCAACCGATTTTTGCATTTCATCCCTCAAAAGAATAAAACAAAGGGACTGGATAACAGCCAGTCATTGATGACAAACACAGACTGGATAATATTTGTTGATGCTTCTTTCACGGAAGAAGACCTTTCAATGGGATACGCTCACATCGTTTATTCAGTAGATCACCAGACATTTATGCACATTTCAGCGGGTTCGGAGACAGCTACTTCGGCTTTTCATGCGGAAGCGAAATCTTTACAAAAAGCGGTCATCTGGCTAAGAGACAACGTTTTGTCTTGCGTTTCAATAGTAATTGATTGTAAAGTCTTGGCAGACAGCATCAACAAGAACAACACAAATCTCTCGTGGACAGCCGAAAACACCGTTCAAGAAACCAAGACAATTTTAAAAGATCTtcctcaaacaaatagaaaataTAATTCAGCAGCGGATCGAATTGCCAAAGAAGCAAGAATAAAGAGCCTTCAACATATGTCTACGAAATTAGAACAAAAAATTGAGCAATTTAACATTATCTCTAATGTATTTGATATAAACGAAATTTTAAATCTTCTGTACTATATTTGCTAGTTAATATAATTcatttttccataaaaaaaatgtAATTAGGGCTTAACCCGCGCCAATGGCACGGGCATGCATCATCTTCGGTAATACATCAACTGATTATTTTGTCGGAACTGTTACTTAGTCTCATTTATTTAGTTGTTGTGTAAATGTGTTATGTTTGTGATCTAATTGTGGCAATAAACTTTAATTTTAGAAAGAAATTATATTGTGGCTTTAGATCTTAGCTGCCACCATAATTTATATGAACATGATCATTTTTTATTATACTGGCCATTTTTTATGTTAGCGTTGTTTTAGTCCGAGCATAAAGCTACGTGTATGGTGTGCCTCCACGTTCAAATTTCCAATAAGGACGAACTATATACATCCGTAACTTATCGGCAATGCTATTCCCACTCTTTTTAACGCACTACTCGTCTCACTTCTTATGTGGCAATTTGGGCTGTCTAATATGATAAAAGAATGTTGACCCGAGTTACAAAATCACGTGATGTTTTCTCCTGGTTTTTATGTTCTCGAAATTTTCTCTCTTTTAACTTCAGATTCTTTTTCGTTTATCATCGTCACCTTGTATGCGTAAAAAAATAATCCTCATGTTATAGTTGTGAGTCTATGATGGATTAAAATTGACGAGATCAATTTTGGATCAACAAATAAAATTAAGATCCAGGGTTTTCTCATCTAACAAACAATCACATGAGGAAGATCTCATTAACATAATCAAATCAACACAATCCAATTTAAAAGCCCATAAAGTCTCCTCTTGTTTGATTCACTTCTTTATGTGAgtacataattttttttgttctaaCAATTTTGATCCTCTTATTTCATGATCATCGAACATCATTACTGCCAGCAACTTATCATGATttaatcaatcaatataaaaaGTTTGACAAGCATAGTTCAAAACGAATCACCAAGTATTATAACCTCTGTGCAAACCAAAAGCCTAACACAAATTTACGCCGAAATCGATTTAAAACCTCCAATTACAAACCAATTCCAGTTTTCGTATAATCTTTTGTTCAAGAACATAAATAAAATATGTGAATCAATTTTAAATCAGATAAATCTTTTCTAATTTTTATATGAAATAAAAGGAGTGCATTATTTATCTTCGTTTACTGATAACAGGGTTTCGGAAAAGCCATAATAGACGATGATGGCCATAAATTGTTGATCTTAtcataaattaaaccaaaaatcaTTGGGTATAAATGTCGACATAAATCAAAGCTACGTGATTAATACATGTGCCCAATAAGTTACAAATTTAACAGAAGTTGTTTAAATTGATTGCACAGacgaaatgatttatgatttactCAAACCTCGACTCTGTTGATCAAAATTAAGAAATCCAGTTCTTCTTCGTATAAATCTAAGAAAATCGGTAGAATCACAACTGATTTCGATATTCAACaaccaaagaagaaaaaatttagcAGATTTTTACTTATTTCTCCTATTTTCTCTCTCTGCCTTAGATATGGAAATAGAATTGAGATCTAGTCTTTGTTCCAAGATTTCAATGTTTAGTTTTATCTCTCTAGATTAGTCTGGCGACATTGACTtagtcaatttttcaattttcctCAAAGCTTCTTCGATCAATTCTTAATCTTCTCTCTAGATTCTCTCCTCTTCTATGATAATCTAATTCTTTTACGTGATTTATGTTCTTCTCaatgatttaattgttttattagTGTCCCAAATCTTCTTCTGATTTTCCATGTTgccttttcaaaaccctaatttctgatggTCTAGTATTTTCAATCGATTTCTTTGAACCCTTATTTTTATCTTGATTACCTCATGTTTAAATCagtttattgatttattttaGTATTTGTGATTCTAGTAATCCTCAATTTATTGctaatttaattttcttttctttttcctgatTAGGTTATGGGTTTAGGGAGGCAACTTCATAGGGTTTATGTTCTACCATCATGAGATTAAGCAAAGTGATATTTGATCTGATTGGTTATTGAGGTTCCTTCTGGGTATGGTTTTCTGCTCTTCATTAAACTTCTTTATTTGGTTTGATGGATACTTCTCAGAAGTCATTATGGATATGCTATTTCTAGCATTTTGAGATCCTATTACTTGTAGGGATTAGATTATTCGAAGTGATTGCAAAGTTAATTTACTATTTGTGAATTTGGGTAGTATTATTGGTTAAGTTCTgaagaattttgtttttcatAGTTGGCTAGACTCATGATTACTTGCTGCCTAGTCCTCTTAGGTTCTTCTTAAAACAAGTCTTGATTGAAGAATTCTAAGTGTTTGTCTTTGGAAGTTGATGTTATCCGGTTCTCTCAATTATAAATTGATAGTAAAAATTAGATTTTTAATTATCTGATTTAGGTATTGGAATTATTAATAATTTCTGGTTGTCTTATTATTTCTGTTTATCTTGAGAGCATTCTTGAGCAGAACTTTTGTAACACTTGTGATCTTTGGTTATTAGAGATCCTTTATGTAAGTTCATATGTAGGTATATTGGTCTGTTGAGTAAAGATTTGGTTTATGGGTTTCTTAAATCAGATTTCATAGGGTAGTCTTGAAGATTTGGGAAAAAACATTATATAATTTATTCTTTCTTGTTTAATGGTTATGCATCTTAGTTCTTGAGTCTCTTTGATCTCTCAGAACGGCTGTTAGTGCTCTTCATTTTGTTTTCTCTCATCATCATGTGAGTTAATGGCAGTGCCTGAAGATAATGTAAAGGTCTTAGATCTGATGTGTGACCAATATCGTCACTAACTTCTGTTAAGTAACTCTGCAGATTTTAAACTAAGAAACCTTATATTCTAGGGATGGAGAATATTATCTCTTTGTTATTATGTTCAAGAAGAGTTCTGATATAGATTTGGCTCTTTCTGCTAGGCCATCTTTAATTTTTAGTAAGTTGTTTGATGTCCAACCTTTGGGTGAGCTTGATGCATGTCCGGGTTACTATTCATACTTCTCTCATTAATAAAGGCAGAGCTAAAGAAATTATAGAACAATTTGGTAAGATTGAAGCAGTTGATACTCATATAGGAAATCTTTATGAATCCAAAGTCATGGTTCCTTTAAAGACTCCTAGGACTAAGAAAGTTGTTTTTAATACTACTAGAAGAACATACACTTTGTCGGGTTTTCATCCTAAGTTACCATTTCATGCTTGTACCAAATGTTTTGTTCTGTATTATGATGAAGTCAAGTGTAAGGAATTTCTGTCTAAGAATTTATGTGAGAGCATTACCTGCTCCTTCTTCTAATGCGACTCATGTTGCCCTTTCCAAGGTAGTTTCTGTCTCTAAAAAATGGGAAGGTTCTGGTGCAATAAAAAAAATCTTGGAGTCTCTGCTTCAGCTGGTACCGGTTATCAGTCTAATGATGCTGCACATCCTTCAGCTTGCTCCTTCAGTCTTCAGCCGGTGGGAAATGTAAAAGGTTAAAGTTCTTCTTCTATCCCTGTGTTAAGTTATGTTATGACTTATGTTGCTGCTCTTTCCATTAAGGAACCTTTTTTCTTCCTCGGGTTTTAGTACTGCTCAGTATTCTTCTTGTCCTTTGATGTTGTCTTCGGATTATTCTTTCCAGCTAATCATGGTGTTCCATTTTATCCTTCATTTTAGTCTTGATAGAAAAGGAAGAAGCGGGTTGTCGGGATCTGTAAAATTGGAATCAAATGTTTTTTGGTCTGCTTCGTATACTATTATTTCTCAATCTGTCTTATCTAGATATGGGGTTGTGGTTAATTCTTCTATTGAGATTAACTATTGTCTTGATAAAGAAATTATTTATGAACCTAGCCGTATTACTGTTTTGCCTCCTGAACCTCTTATCACTGAAGAAGAATTTGAGAATGAAGTCAATCTCATGATGGTGGATAACATGGACTCTATGGATGCTGAACCTACCTCTGTTCATGACCTtgtaagttttc from Papaver somniferum cultivar HN1 unplaced genomic scaffold, ASM357369v1 unplaced-scaffold_118, whole genome shotgun sequence includes these protein-coding regions:
- the LOC113330415 gene encoding uncharacterized protein LOC113330415 isoform X1, translated to MKQKLAAKEEDTAENLRERMTFFQRYCTSRFYVLFVRMEGSIKQGLSRRRNPNFQPIRSHRVCQDSIWASRSCRNLGSGTSGHQLEVLTLLTACILKKWKWVEFWYKFLKLVVRVGIWLDTQSSFMLLILSTSICSRWSACHAATTSERYATTG
- the LOC113330415 gene encoding uncharacterized protein LOC113330415 isoform X2, which translates into the protein MGISKLNLGSGTSGHQLEVLTLLTACILKKWKWVEFWYKFLKLVVRVGIWLDTQSSFMLLILSTSICSRWSACHAATTSERYATTG